The segment CGAAGCCCAGCAGGAATGCTTCCACCTGCTCCAGAGAAGCGGCAGCATTCAGAGCTACACCGCTGTATCCGTAACCGGTATCGGTCAAGGTATTCGGGATCACCCGGACAATCGGACGTTCTGCTCCGAAATAATCTCCGAGCTGGACTATTGTTACTCCCGCCACAATCGATACAATGACCGCAGACGGTGCAGCATACTCGCGAACCTGTGCTCCAAGTGCAGCCAGATCATCCTGTGGACGGACAGCGATGACGATCAGTTCTGCGCCGGAGAGAGCTTCTTGCTGCGTACTCTCCGTGTCTACGTTATATTTGCTTTTTAATAGCTGAAGCCGTCCTTCATGAATATCCGCTACACTGATCTGTCCGGCAGCCAGCGTGCCGCCTGCGAGGCAGGCCCGGATGATCGCTTCCGCCATCTGCCCGCCGCCAATGAAATGAATCTTGCCTTTTGACACTTCCACTCACTCCCTGATTAGGTTAGTTATTGGCCCAGGCCTCCGGCAGAATGAACCCGGCATATTTCTCCTGTCCCAGGATGTATTCTTCGAACTCCTTGGATTCATAGGCAGCCTTCAGGTCCTTGGCCCACTGGGTATCCTGGTCCTTCTTGTTCACCGATACGATGATTCTATGCTGCATAGGCGTATTCTCAATCATCAGCGCATCTGTAATCTTGCGGTCGGGAGCGTTAGCGATATAATTCCCGTTCACCACACCATAGTCAACATCCTGCAGCGAGACCAGAATCTGCGCCGGGTCCAGCACCTTCAGGTCAATCTTGAACTTGTCCGGCTCCACGCTGTTCACATTGAAGTCCGCTACCCCGGCGCCCTCTTTGATCTTGACCCAACCCAGCTCCTCCAGAATCCGCAGCGCACGCTCCTGATTCACCGGGTCGTTCGGAATCGCGACGGTAGTGCCGTCCTTCACATCGTCAAGCGTCGTGTGATTAACGGAATACAGCCCCTGCGGAGCGCCCGGAACATAGGCAATCCCCACCATATCGGCACCAATTTCCTTATTGATCGCATCCATATAGGCCGTACTCTGGAAGATACTCGCGTCAATCGAGCCTTCCTTCATGGCCGGGTTGACCTGCATATTCTGCGAGAAGGTTTTGATATCTACAGTATACCCTTTTCCTTCCAGGATCGGGAGAATGGATTGCCGGAACTGCTCCTCATACGTACCTACGCCGAATCCGACTGTGATTTCCTTTTTGTCCCCGGAGCTTGCCGCTTCCTTATTGTTACCGCAAGCCGCCAGCACCGCCATCGAACTAATCAGTAGAACCGCCAGTAATTTTCTCATCACTCTCATCCCCTATCCTAATACTGTGTTTTTAAAATGCACTAATGCTTCGTCTGTAACCGTCAGCGGAATGGCGCAGTTGGGCGACAGAATAAACGGCTGACCCTTCATCTTGGCCAAGGCTTCCTTGGCCTGCTGTTCAATCTGCTCCAGATCATTTCCGGCAAACAGCCCATGATCCACTCCGCCCACCTTCGTAGCCTTGAGATCGGCGTCCAGCCCGGGATTGCCTTCGGCTACCGTATCCCAGCTGATCCCGTCAATCCGGTAATCATTGAATTTCTCAGGCTGGGCATGAGCACCGCAGGTATGTAAAATATTCTTGCCATAGCCCGCCGCCTCCAGCACGATGGAATCATACGGTCTCGACAGCTCATCGAACCTCGCTTCATCGAATAAACCGGGGTGGGCTGTGCCTGTCACCGCATAGAACAGACCATCTGATCCCGCCTGCCGCAGCTCCTGCACATAATCGGCCAAGGTCAAGGCAATCGCATGCAGGGCATGGTGCGCGGCGGCGCGGTGTTCCTTGAAGAGCGATTCCAGCGTCACCGGCTGCTCAATCCCGAATACGGTCTCTGTA is part of the Paenibacillus sp. FSL M7-0420 genome and harbors:
- a CDS encoding uroporphyrinogen decarboxylase family protein yields the protein MSVWSKQERFQAILSGELADRPLVSGWRHFIDKEQNAEDLASSTISFTEKYDWDWVKINPRATYLAEAWGNEYNFADYRTVFPRQLTTAVPAAANLWDLEVKKAAQTPSLLEHLEAVRKIRQGLPDTPLIQTVFSPLTVLLFIVGRSAYVTETVFGIEQPVTLESLFKEHRAAAHHALHAIALTLADYVQELRQAGSDGLFYAVTGTAHPGLFDEARFDELSRPYDSIVLEAAGYGKNILHTCGAHAQPEKFNDYRIDGISWDTVAEGNPGLDADLKATKVGGVDHGLFAGNDLEQIEQQAKEALAKMKGQPFILSPNCAIPLTVTDEALVHFKNTVLG
- a CDS encoding MetQ/NlpA family ABC transporter substrate-binding protein — its product is MRKLLAVLLISSMAVLAACGNNKEAASSGDKKEITVGFGVGTYEEQFRQSILPILEGKGYTVDIKTFSQNMQVNPAMKEGSIDASIFQSTAYMDAINKEIGADMVGIAYVPGAPQGLYSVNHTTLDDVKDGTTVAIPNDPVNQERALRILEELGWVKIKEGAGVADFNVNSVEPDKFKIDLKVLDPAQILVSLQDVDYGVVNGNYIANAPDRKITDALMIENTPMQHRIIVSVNKKDQDTQWAKDLKAAYESKEFEEYILGQEKYAGFILPEAWANN
- the proC gene encoding pyrroline-5-carboxylate reductase, producing MSKGKIHFIGGGQMAEAIIRACLAGGTLAAGQISVADIHEGRLQLLKSKYNVDTESTQQEALSGAELIVIAVRPQDDLAALGAQVREYAAPSAVIVSIVAGVTIVQLGDYFGAERPIVRVIPNTLTDTGYGYSGVALNAAASLEQVEAFLLGFGKVQVLEESYIDIFTGFGVAGPNYIYYFIESFTDAGVLAGLPREQAWKVALENMLGAVAMLQQTGLHPRQLLDINNSPGGVGMHGLYELNNSDFAAGLQRSVLAAVKRTTELGVKK